The region CTTTCTTCAACAGCCGAGCCATGGTGCTTTTGCTGCTTCCGACAGGGCCATGCAAAAGGAGCACACGCTTTTCGATACCGTAACCGTGGGCGGCACTTTTCAACGCGTTGACCAATTGGACTTGCGAGTCTTCCAGGCCAAAGATGCCATCCTTGCCGTGATCGAGAGGGTCGTCGAAGAAGCGGTAATGAACCTTTTTCTCGCGATTGACTTCGTACGTATCAACGCCGTACGAAAGAATCATGTCGTAACATCGCTGGAACGCGTTCCTGGTAATCGCGGGGTCTTTCGCGACCAGGTCGAGGTAATCCTCGAAGGTTCCTTGCCAGTTCTTTTTGCGGAACTGATCCAGATTCTGACGCTCTGCCAGAAACGAAACAATTTCTCGACCGCCGGCCATATGCTGATCCCTCCTGCGCTAAAGGAACCGAGTCCCACTCGGTGACCTGTGATTGGACAGAGTCCTGTTGGACATCGTCCGCAGCCAAGATCGTCAGCCAATCGAGGCTACGAAACTTAAAGGGGATAGGGCGTGGCGTCTTGTATGACGAATTCTGCGATTCTTGCCAAGTCGTATCTTTCCTGCTTATGCTTTCGACGTCCGCGCACGCGCACACACCATCTCGGAAAAATCAGGTGCCAAACGCCGAGCGCGATTGAGAAAGAACGTCGCGAAGAAAGAACAAATGGGAAGAATGCGAAACGGATCGGCTACAAGATCACTTTGCCTTCCCTTGTTTGAAGTATCGACCGAACTATCGAACTTAGCAATAGAAAAGATTGTCGTGCGTTCGCACCAAGGATCTCTTGTGAAAAATGGTACGAGTTGTAACGTGCTAAATTCGTTGAAGTTCCGCTCGGCAAGAAGCGCCGAAACGGGGGCCCGCATTTTTTTTCAAAATAGGGAAGATCGACAGACGGTGATGCACGCGAATTGGTGCTAGTGGGCAGACTTTGACCAGAAAACGAGCGATCGCGTGATGTAAGGCAACTTGCCGGCACTTGCCGAGGTAGGCATCGGTGCCGGAAGCTTTTCGCCGCTTAACACGTCCCCATTAAGCGGCTCTCCATGTCACGGCCACCATGTTCAATTGACGCGGCGTCCCGAGCTTTCTGTCTAACCAATCAGCTTCTGCACGGCGGTGATCAAGCGATCCATCGGGAACGGCTTGCGGATATAGTCGTCGACTCCAAGCATCTCGGCGTACGCTTTGTGGCGGTTGCCTTCGTTGCCGGTAACCATGATGACTTTCGTCGGAATTTTGTGCGTCTGACGCAGCTTTTCCAGAACCAGAAAACCGCTTCGCTTAGGCATCATCATGTCCAGAACGATCAAATCGGGATCGTC is a window of Bremerella sp. TYQ1 DNA encoding:
- a CDS encoding response regulator transcription factor, whose product is MSEQEAKKAEDKTILLVDDDTEIVETMRFALEAKGYRVLVARDGNQGLALAERDDPDLIVLDMMMPKRSGFLVLEKLRQTHKIPTKVIMVTGNEGNRHKAYAEMLGVDDYIRKPFPMDRLITAVQKLIG